One genomic segment of Brassica napus cultivar Da-Ae chromosome A3, Da-Ae, whole genome shotgun sequence includes these proteins:
- the LOC106371895 gene encoding uncharacterized protein LOC106371895, which yields MVVSNDSSSSGEEREALEVMPAPEVTPTPTPVTPLPPPASMETILARLALQEAAQKAAVDQITAIAKILAPIAANAEASTAQYRRHLFATERTTNVAPAGDNNNQSAGNNNQSAGNYNQSAGNDINADTASELAALKQSVLDINSKIHQVTTSAPQIEHVLAESLRTPFTQRVTGVRLQKMEKLRLPTFKGLSDPSTHVTSFNIAMRHANLTDEDKDAGFCQLFVETLEGPALTWFTGLRENSVDCFHDLSTAFLKNYIMFTNQETTVSDLWNLTHTSGQSLRDFMEKFKAIVSKVDIPDPITVESLMNTLHVDSTFRQDLYRYPTKSVSDAIARSNNFIRMEEDTRAKFAKEAAAK from the coding sequence ATGGTTGTCAGCAACGACAGTTCTTCGTCAGGCGAGGAGCGCGAAGCTCTCGAGGTGATGCCGGCTCCCGAGGTAACACCTACGCCTACACCAGTAACTCCGCTACCCCCTCCTGCGTCTATGGAAACCATCTTGGCACGCCTCGCCCTGCAAGAAGCGGCGCAGAAGGCGGCGGTCGACCAAATCACAGCGATAGCAAAAATACTCGCCCCTATCGCTGCAAACGCCGAAGCTTCAACGGCGCAGTACCGTCGACACCTGTTCGCCACTGAACGAACCACCAACGTAGCACCTGCGGGGGACAACAACAACCAGAGCGCCGGTAACAACAACCAGAGCGCCGGTAACTACAACCAGAGCGCCGGTAACGACATCAACGCAGACACCGCAAGCGAGCTAGCCGCGTTGAAACAGTCGGTCCTCGACATCAACTCAAAGATCCACCAGGTGACGACCTCGGCGCCCCAAATCGAGCACGTACTCGCGGAATCTCTTCGCACACCCTTCACACAAAGGGTCACCGGCGTACGGCTCCAGAAGATGGAGAAACTTCGTCTTCCAACCTTCAAGGGTCTCTCCGACCCTTCTACTCATGTCACGTCCTTCAACATAGCGATGCGACACGCAAATCTGACCGACGAAGACAAAGACGCCGGCTTTTGCCAACTCTTtgtcgaaaccctagaaggacCGGCCCTTACTTGGTTCACAGGCCTCAGAGAAAACTCCGTCGATTGTTTCCACGACCTCTCGACGGCCTTCCTGAAGAattatatcatgttcaccaaccaaGAAACGACCGTGTCCGACTTGTGGAACCTCACTCATACCAGCGGCCAAAGCCTCCGCGACTTCATGGAGAAGTTCAAGGCTATCGTCTCGAAAGTTGATATTCCTGATCCTATCACTGTCGAGTCTCTGATGAACACTTTGCACGTTGACTCCACGTTCCGTCAGGATCTTTACCGATACCCGACGAAATCTGTGTCTGACGCCATCGCTCGctcgaacaacttcatccgcatggaagaagacacaaGAGCAAAGTTTGCAAAAGAAGCAGCAGCGAAATAG